The following proteins are co-located in the Nocardia bhagyanarayanae genome:
- a CDS encoding isochorismate synthase translates to MNGFLLAQPGGVMRATGIRTAFDDANRARKALRNGAAEIVVGALPFDPNRPAALAAPERAEHTAGPWRPAALPELPAVRVVTEIPSPAEHIARVTKFVEQLNDPDQPLRKVVAARSVLAEADRALDPELVAAQLLTRHPHANVYAVDLSPAGRTGATLLGATPEVLVARHGATVTLRPLAGTLPRRADPDADAAQAANLLTSTKNRDEHAFVIEWIRQVLTPVCAELTIPDGPQLVNTHDVWHLATPITGTLRDPSTTALDLALLLHPTPAVCGTPTVLALDTINHVEEDRGFYGGAVGWCDTHGDGEWVVAIRCAELSADGRALRAYAGGGIVAASEPRSELDETTAKLRTFLGGLGCAVPE, encoded by the coding sequence ATGAACGGATTCCTGCTCGCCCAACCCGGTGGCGTGATGCGCGCGACCGGGATCCGGACGGCCTTCGACGACGCGAACCGGGCTCGCAAAGCCTTGCGGAACGGCGCGGCGGAGATCGTCGTCGGGGCGCTGCCGTTCGATCCCAACCGACCCGCCGCGCTCGCCGCGCCCGAGCGGGCCGAGCACACCGCGGGTCCGTGGCGTCCCGCCGCGCTGCCCGAGCTGCCCGCGGTGCGGGTGGTCACCGAAATACCAAGTCCCGCCGAACATATCGCGCGAGTGACGAAATTCGTCGAGCAGCTGAACGATCCGGACCAGCCGCTGCGCAAGGTGGTCGCCGCCCGCTCGGTGCTCGCCGAGGCGGACCGCGCGCTCGATCCGGAACTCGTCGCCGCGCAGCTGCTCACCAGGCACCCGCACGCCAACGTCTACGCGGTCGATCTCTCACCCGCCGGACGCACCGGCGCGACGCTGCTGGGCGCGACGCCGGAGGTTCTCGTCGCCAGGCACGGCGCGACCGTGACGCTGCGCCCGCTGGCGGGCACCCTGCCGCGCCGCGCCGATCCGGACGCGGACGCCGCGCAGGCCGCCAACCTGCTGACCAGCACGAAGAACCGCGACGAGCACGCGTTCGTCATCGAATGGATACGGCAGGTGCTCACGCCGGTCTGCGCCGAGCTGACCATCCCGGACGGGCCGCAGCTGGTCAATACGCACGACGTGTGGCATCTGGCCACGCCGATCACCGGCACCCTGCGCGACCCGTCGACCACCGCGCTCGATCTGGCGCTGCTGCTGCATCCCACGCCCGCGGTCTGCGGCACGCCCACCGTTTTGGCCCTCGACACGATCAACCACGTCGAGGAGGACCGCGGCTTCTACGGCGGCGCGGTCGGCTGGTGCGACACGCACGGTGACGGCGAATGGGTGGTGGCGATCCGCTGCGCCGAACTGTCGGCGGACGGCCGAGCGCTGCGCGCCTACGCGGGCGGCGGCATCGTCGCGGCCTCCGAACCGCGGTCCGAGCTGGACGAAACCACCGCCAAACTGCGCACCTTCCTGGGCGGACTCGGGTGCGCCGTGCCGGAGTAA
- a CDS encoding DinB family protein translates to MTDCAECGFEYDLELANQTSRLAEDCVAEYRELLALDPERLRRRVSPEIWSPLEYACHVRDVLLTQRERALAARREHRPTAVPMGRDERVEHEGYAEQHPEDVARQLGDAAMLFGNVLDRLGPADWDRELVYTYPERSARTLRWLAVHTLHELRHHLVDMRRQLEVAD, encoded by the coding sequence GTGACCGACTGTGCCGAATGCGGTTTCGAGTACGACCTCGAGCTCGCGAACCAGACCTCCCGGCTCGCAGAGGATTGTGTCGCGGAATACCGCGAACTGCTCGCGCTCGATCCCGAACGCCTTCGACGCCGGGTAAGCCCCGAAATATGGTCGCCACTCGAATACGCCTGCCATGTAAGGGATGTCCTGCTGACTCAGCGCGAGCGGGCACTCGCGGCGCGGCGGGAGCATCGGCCGACGGCGGTGCCGATGGGACGGGACGAGCGCGTGGAACACGAGGGATACGCCGAACAGCACCCGGAAGACGTGGCGAGGCAACTCGGCGACGCGGCGATGCTTTTCGGCAATGTGCTCGACCGGCTCGGACCCGCCGACTGGGATCGCGAACTCGTCTATACCTATCCCGAACGATCGGCCCGCACACTGCGCTGGTTAGCGGTGCACACCCTCCACGAGCTCCGTCACCACCTGGTCGACATGCGCCGCCAACTCGAAGTCGCGGACTAG
- a CDS encoding DUF2613 domain-containing protein produces the protein MKFAVPGVASAVAGAVLGAIAVFVITAAVQQNTRPDIDRSGDADSSLLNNVEYGSR, from the coding sequence ATGAAGTTTGCTGTTCCTGGTGTTGCGAGTGCGGTTGCCGGTGCCGTGCTCGGCGCGATCGCGGTGTTCGTGATCACCGCGGCGGTGCAGCAGAACACGCGCCCCGACATCGACCGCAGCGGCGACGCGGACTCCTCGTTGCTCAACAACGTTGAGTACGGCAGCCGCTGA
- a CDS encoding DUF3068 domain-containing protein, whose product MALSAGTRRTVACLLVGLGALLIVMALMIPTYTVDKLAKTPLDLEITTIANSQQGSESLVLDSRSLTAPEGAAKVDSNVPLISQRFVTVEEPSDATEMTIQAGQTLRRIDKQGDTGLLTAVVDRVTIDRKTGMPVDKEPNGSIATTVNKEGESIADPVQHTGLQYRFPIGTEKKSYPYFDLNARATFDIDFVEETEINSMKVYHFRQTIPVTNLWDVAQAPTNRLSLPAAKWGLEGEEPVTMTRFYTNTRDLWVEPQTGTVIKGGEQLHLFYARSGDKPDVTALKSNIVFDENTVESQMAVAQDNIDRLSLYGRIMPIVLGVLGVILAIVGVILGVRGGNAPAPARPVRGGNLPPSGSAAPSRGTAPRGADDAPTEQINVKKNL is encoded by the coding sequence ATGGCACTGAGTGCCGGTACCAGAAGGACGGTGGCCTGCCTGCTCGTGGGTCTCGGCGCGTTGCTCATCGTGATGGCGCTGATGATCCCGACGTACACCGTCGACAAACTGGCCAAGACTCCTCTCGACCTCGAGATCACCACCATCGCGAACAGTCAGCAGGGCTCGGAGAGCCTCGTGCTCGACTCCAGGTCGCTGACCGCGCCCGAAGGCGCGGCCAAGGTGGACTCCAACGTTCCGCTGATCTCTCAGCGGTTCGTCACGGTCGAAGAGCCTTCCGACGCCACGGAGATGACGATCCAGGCAGGTCAGACCCTGCGGCGCATCGACAAACAGGGCGACACCGGCCTGCTCACCGCCGTCGTCGACCGGGTGACCATCGACCGCAAGACCGGCATGCCGGTCGACAAGGAGCCCAACGGCTCCATCGCGACCACGGTCAACAAGGAAGGCGAGAGCATCGCCGATCCCGTGCAGCACACCGGTCTGCAGTACCGCTTCCCGATCGGCACCGAGAAGAAGTCGTACCCGTACTTCGACCTGAACGCGCGCGCGACCTTCGACATCGACTTCGTCGAAGAGACCGAGATCAACAGCATGAAGGTCTACCACTTCCGGCAGACCATCCCGGTCACCAACCTGTGGGACGTCGCGCAGGCGCCGACCAACCGCCTCTCGCTGCCCGCCGCCAAGTGGGGCCTCGAAGGTGAAGAGCCGGTCACCATGACCCGCTTCTACACCAACACTCGTGACCTGTGGGTCGAGCCGCAGACCGGCACCGTCATCAAGGGCGGCGAGCAGCTGCACCTGTTCTACGCGCGCAGCGGCGACAAGCCGGACGTCACCGCGCTGAAGTCGAACATCGTCTTCGACGAGAACACCGTCGAGTCGCAGATGGCGGTGGCCCAGGACAACATCGACCGTCTCTCGCTGTACGGCCGCATCATGCCGATCGTGCTCGGTGTGCTCGGCGTGATCCTGGCGATCGTCGGCGTGATCCTGGGTGTTCGCGGCGGCAACGCGCCCGCTCCGGCCCGCCCGGTCCGCGGTGGCAACCTGCCGCCGAGCGGTTCGGCCGCTCCCTCGCGTGGCACCGCGCCGCGCGGTGCGGACGACGCTCCGACCGAGCAGATCAATGTGAAGAAGAACCTCTGA
- a CDS encoding acyltransferase family protein → MTATLAARNAAANPARTRGFVPALEGMRGMAALGVLLTHVAFQTGATGMPVLGRIWERFDMAVAVFFALSGFLLWRPHATAARDLGAAPSVGYYLRHRAARILPAYWAVVCFVLILLPSAADTAGWRVWASNLALTQVFVPLTLTDGLTQMWSLSVEVAFYLVLPLLAFALVRLRGKSARWRAPAVLALALVSLSWNFLPVPTPDAIHADNWLPAYLPWFAAGMLLAELVDDVHPLSIWRRIGGNQLLMWTVALIAFLLSSTDFGGPAGLTRAEPWQYAAKMALGAIIGFGLLAPLVLGDRKHRWLESSVAATLGRWSYGIFLWHLAVLTIVFPVFGILPFGGNFVYVLVLTVAITLPVAAASYALVEEPSRRLARRMDRRKTERKDAGVAAEERPISPRGVPDPAQVGAP, encoded by the coding sequence ATGACCGCCACCCTCGCCGCCCGAAACGCGGCCGCGAACCCGGCGCGGACGCGCGGCTTCGTGCCCGCGCTGGAAGGTATGCGCGGCATGGCGGCGCTGGGCGTGTTGCTCACGCACGTCGCCTTCCAGACCGGTGCGACGGGAATGCCGGTGCTCGGCCGGATCTGGGAACGCTTCGACATGGCCGTCGCGGTGTTCTTCGCGCTCTCCGGATTCCTGCTGTGGCGCCCGCACGCGACGGCGGCCCGCGACCTCGGCGCGGCCCCGTCGGTGGGCTACTACCTGCGACATCGCGCCGCGCGCATTCTGCCCGCCTACTGGGCGGTGGTCTGCTTCGTGCTGATTCTGCTGCCGAGCGCCGCCGATACCGCGGGCTGGCGGGTGTGGGCGTCCAATCTGGCGTTGACGCAGGTCTTCGTGCCGCTGACGCTGACCGATGGGCTCACCCAGATGTGGAGTCTCTCGGTCGAGGTGGCGTTCTATCTGGTGCTTCCGCTGTTGGCGTTCGCGCTCGTCCGGTTGCGTGGGAAGTCGGCGCGCTGGCGAGCGCCGGCGGTGCTGGCATTGGCGCTGGTGAGCCTGAGTTGGAACTTCCTGCCGGTGCCGACTCCGGACGCGATCCACGCCGACAACTGGCTGCCCGCGTATCTGCCGTGGTTCGCGGCGGGCATGCTGCTCGCGGAGCTCGTCGACGATGTTCATCCGCTATCAATCTGGCGGCGTATCGGCGGAAACCAGCTGCTGATGTGGACCGTCGCGCTGATCGCCTTCCTGCTCTCGTCCACCGATTTCGGCGGACCCGCGGGACTGACCCGCGCCGAACCGTGGCAGTACGCCGCGAAGATGGCCCTCGGCGCGATCATCGGCTTCGGCCTGCTCGCGCCGCTGGTTCTCGGCGACCGGAAACATCGCTGGCTGGAATCCTCCGTCGCGGCGACCCTGGGCCGCTGGTCCTACGGCATCTTCCTCTGGCACCTCGCGGTGCTCACGATCGTCTTCCCGGTGTTCGGCATCCTGCCGTTCGGGGGGAACTTCGTCTACGTCCTCGTTCTGACCGTCGCCATCACCTTGCCCGTGGCGGCGGCCAGCTACGCGCTGGTGGAGGAGCCGTCGCGGCGGTTGGCTCGCCGCATGGATCGTCGGAAGACCGAGCGGAAGGACGCGGGGGTTGCCGCGGAGGAGCGGCCGATCAGCCCGCGCGGTGTGCCGGATCCGGCGCAGGTCGGAGCGCCCTGA
- a CDS encoding alpha-(1->3)-arabinofuranosyltransferase has protein sequence MASGPSEAAPLGRRWFAATVVVAFLLTFLQAPGLTVADTKYDLAQNPLGFLDRAAHLWSSQAPMGQVQNQAYGYFFPHGAFFSAGDLLGLPAWVTQRIWWALLLLAGFWGIVRLCEALGLGSRGSRIIAAVAYTLSPRVLTTLGSISSETLPMVLAPWVLLAPAALGTAYRRRKRGGAASPAGSALALALMGAVNAVATVAAFLPALLWWASYKPNKRWWRFTAAWIPLLVLATFWWAVPLLLLGRVSPPFLDYIESSGVTTQWASLAEVLRGTDSWTPFVSPERIAGAVLVTQPAAVLATGLLAAAGMAGLAMRSMPYRGRLALILLVGLVGICAGYVGELSGPFADSVRVFLDSTGAPLRNVHKLEPLIRIPLVLGLAHLLARVPLPASVPLPAWRGAFAHPERDRMVAVAGLILTALALSTSLAWTGKLAPRGAYDEVPGYWHETADWLAENAADTRALVVPGAPFGSQVWGLTRDEPLQALASTPWAVRDAVPLNPPGTIRAMDSVQRLIADGRPSAGLAATLADQGIGILVLRNDLDPETSRSTRPLLAHRAIEGSPGLTKVAEFGSPIETNVIADGLVADNDLRPAYRAVEIYRVEPRPPAGSDVEIRSGTGAPDSFPGAYTVPLSDVPMVQGGPEVLERLDRDGAAPGPTLLTSDAARAGLPIGPVTVTDTPMDREADFGKVDNHNSALRAPDDARRTHNLVPDYSVPGAELVRGEWSGATVTASSSAADATQLGGAAPGSSTAAVVDGDPSTAWISNGTERAVGQWLRLDLDEPISSGLLRLTTSSAAIGDPVKWVEVRTANGSVSARITEPGAQVSISLPAGRADWLTITAIRTEGGSGGGQFGISELTLDDYSVRDAPVRVDIRHHTVLPPTPEDAQVTAWDLGQEFPGRSACFDAPDRVRCSKGLALAPEEPGLFERTLDSPAPMTVVPDLTVRTRQGPALEALLTDRSRPVARGKADVGDLRGSAFAATDGDPRTTWTAPEDSVRDITGPKPTLTIELPEPALVTGLDITPSLGGLPAAPTSVSVNLGNGPQVRELDDSGEPARISLYPTVTDRIELSVQSWKPVLDKTALGFALTQPPGIAEVAVLGPDYPAPAGLDREVTVPCEAGPTIAMGGRTMGTSVTATVGDLRSGAPVSARVCSDEVLLVPEGRAEVVVAPTELFSVDRLRLNRTDFQPIAPTTDLRLLVLPLSTNVGWEAHTADGRSLAPIVVDGWQQGWLLPADAAGPITISFPVDRWYRLGIFGGLLLLVPLALFAVPRGRRVSADEPTSPRPWRSRVVGALGLIAAATIIAGPAGTGLAAAGLAATHFAARHTVRFLAATAGLGTAVSAAVLSTGPWRAPDGYMGHSLWVQLPALVAVIAVGLAALPPRRTS, from the coding sequence GTGGCCTCGGGTCCGTCCGAGGCCGCGCCGCTCGGTAGACGATGGTTCGCCGCGACGGTTGTCGTGGCGTTCCTGCTCACCTTCTTGCAGGCGCCCGGACTGACGGTCGCCGACACGAAGTACGACCTGGCGCAGAACCCGCTGGGTTTCCTCGACCGCGCCGCGCACCTGTGGAGCAGCCAGGCCCCGATGGGCCAGGTGCAGAACCAGGCCTACGGGTACTTCTTCCCGCACGGCGCGTTCTTCTCGGCCGGAGATCTGCTCGGCCTGCCCGCTTGGGTGACGCAGCGGATCTGGTGGGCGTTGCTGCTGCTCGCCGGGTTCTGGGGGATCGTCCGGCTCTGCGAGGCGCTCGGTCTCGGCAGCCGCGGGTCCCGGATCATCGCGGCGGTTGCGTACACGCTGTCCCCGCGCGTGCTCACCACGCTCGGCTCGATCTCCTCGGAGACCCTGCCGATGGTGCTCGCGCCGTGGGTGCTGCTGGCCCCCGCCGCGCTCGGCACCGCGTATCGGCGGCGCAAGCGGGGCGGCGCGGCGTCGCCCGCGGGCAGTGCGCTGGCGCTCGCGTTGATGGGCGCGGTGAACGCCGTGGCCACGGTCGCCGCGTTCCTGCCCGCGCTGCTGTGGTGGGCTTCGTACAAGCCGAACAAGCGCTGGTGGCGTTTCACGGCGGCCTGGATTCCGCTGCTGGTGCTCGCCACGTTCTGGTGGGCGGTGCCGCTGCTGCTGCTCGGCCGCGTGAGTCCGCCGTTCCTGGACTACATCGAATCCTCCGGGGTGACCACGCAGTGGGCGTCGCTGGCAGAGGTGCTGCGCGGCACCGACAGCTGGACCCCGTTCGTCTCGCCGGAACGCATCGCGGGCGCGGTCCTGGTGACCCAACCCGCCGCGGTGCTGGCCACGGGCCTGCTCGCGGCCGCGGGCATGGCCGGACTCGCCATGCGGTCGATGCCGTATCGCGGGCGGCTGGCGCTGATCCTGCTCGTCGGGCTGGTCGGGATCTGCGCGGGATACGTCGGCGAGCTCAGCGGTCCGTTCGCCGATTCGGTGCGGGTCTTCCTCGATTCGACCGGCGCGCCGCTGCGCAACGTGCACAAACTCGAGCCGTTGATCCGCATTCCGCTGGTGCTCGGTCTGGCGCATCTTCTCGCGCGGGTGCCACTGCCCGCCTCGGTGCCGCTTCCGGCGTGGCGCGGCGCGTTCGCCCATCCGGAACGCGATCGGATGGTCGCCGTCGCCGGACTGATCCTCACCGCGCTCGCGCTGTCCACCTCGCTGGCCTGGACCGGCAAGCTTGCCCCGCGCGGCGCCTACGACGAGGTGCCCGGCTACTGGCACGAGACCGCGGACTGGCTGGCCGAGAACGCCGCCGACACCCGCGCGCTGGTCGTGCCCGGTGCGCCCTTCGGCAGCCAGGTCTGGGGGCTGACCCGCGACGAGCCGCTGCAAGCGCTGGCGAGCACGCCGTGGGCGGTGCGCGACGCCGTGCCGCTGAACCCGCCGGGCACCATTCGCGCGATGGACTCGGTGCAGCGGCTGATCGCGGACGGACGCCCGTCGGCGGGATTGGCCGCCACGCTCGCCGATCAGGGCATCGGAATCCTGGTGCTGCGCAATGATCTCGACCCCGAGACCTCGCGATCGACCAGGCCCCTGCTCGCGCACCGGGCGATCGAGGGATCGCCCGGGCTGACGAAGGTCGCCGAGTTCGGGTCGCCGATCGAAACGAACGTCATCGCGGACGGTTTGGTCGCCGACAACGATCTGCGACCGGCGTATCGAGCGGTCGAGATCTACCGGGTCGAACCTCGGCCACCCGCGGGCAGTGACGTCGAAATCCGGTCCGGCACCGGGGCTCCCGACTCGTTCCCCGGCGCGTACACGGTTCCGCTCAGCGACGTCCCGATGGTGCAGGGCGGACCCGAAGTGCTCGAGCGACTCGACCGCGACGGCGCCGCACCGGGCCCGACTCTGCTCACCTCCGACGCCGCCCGCGCCGGTCTGCCGATCGGACCGGTGACCGTCACCGATACGCCGATGGACCGGGAGGCCGACTTCGGGAAGGTCGACAACCACAATTCGGCGCTGCGCGCGCCCGACGACGCCCGGCGCACGCACAACCTCGTGCCCGACTATTCGGTGCCCGGCGCGGAGCTGGTGCGCGGGGAATGGTCCGGCGCGACCGTGACCGCGTCCAGCTCCGCCGCCGACGCCACCCAGCTCGGCGGCGCGGCGCCCGGCAGTTCGACCGCGGCGGTCGTCGACGGCGACCCCTCGACGGCGTGGATCAGCAACGGCACGGAACGCGCTGTCGGCCAATGGCTCCGGCTCGACCTGGACGAACCGATCAGCTCCGGGCTGCTGCGGTTGACCACCAGCTCGGCGGCGATCGGCGACCCGGTGAAGTGGGTCGAGGTGCGCACCGCCAACGGCAGTGTCTCGGCGCGGATCACCGAACCCGGTGCGCAGGTGTCCATTTCGTTGCCCGCCGGGCGTGCCGACTGGCTGACCATCACCGCCATCCGCACCGAAGGCGGTTCCGGCGGTGGCCAATTCGGTATCAGCGAGCTGACCCTCGACGACTACAGCGTCCGCGACGCCCCCGTCCGCGTGGACATCCGGCACCACACCGTCCTGCCGCCGACCCCCGAGGACGCGCAGGTGACGGCCTGGGACCTCGGCCAGGAATTCCCCGGTCGCAGCGCCTGTTTCGACGCGCCGGACCGGGTTCGGTGCAGCAAGGGACTGGCGCTGGCGCCGGAGGAGCCCGGTCTCTTCGAACGCACCCTCGACTCGCCCGCGCCGATGACGGTCGTCCCCGACCTCACCGTGCGGACCCGGCAGGGGCCCGCGTTGGAGGCGCTGCTCACCGACCGCAGCAGGCCGGTGGCGCGCGGCAAGGCCGACGTCGGCGACCTGCGCGGCTCCGCGTTCGCGGCGACCGACGGCGATCCCCGCACCACCTGGACCGCGCCGGAAGACTCGGTGCGCGACATCACCGGCCCCAAGCCGACTCTCACCATCGAGCTGCCCGAACCCGCGCTGGTCACCGGCCTCGACATCACACCGTCGCTCGGCGGGTTGCCCGCCGCGCCGACCTCGGTGTCGGTGAACCTCGGCAACGGTCCGCAGGTCCGCGAGCTCGACGACTCCGGCGAACCGGCGCGCATCTCGTTATATCCGACGGTCACCGATCGGATCGAGCTCAGCGTGCAGAGCTGGAAGCCGGTGCTGGACAAGACCGCTCTCGGCTTCGCGCTCACCCAGCCGCCCGGCATCGCCGAAGTGGCGGTGCTCGGGCCGGACTATCCCGCGCCCGCCGGGCTGGACCGCGAGGTGACCGTGCCCTGCGAGGCCGGGCCGACGATCGCCATGGGCGGACGCACGATGGGCACATCCGTGACGGCGACCGTGGGCGACTTGCGTTCCGGCGCACCGGTTTCCGCGCGCGTGTGCTCCGATGAAGTCCTCCTCGTGCCGGAAGGTCGCGCGGAAGTCGTCGTCGCGCCTACCGAATTGTTCTCCGTCGACCGGCTGCGCTTGAACCGCACCGACTTCCAGCCCATCGCCCCGACCACGGATCTTCGGCTGCTGGTATTGCCGTTGAGCACGAACGTCGGCTGGGAAGCGCACACCGCCGATGGGCGTTCGCTGGCGCCGATCGTGGTGGACGGGTGGCAGCAGGGGTGGTTGCTGCCCGCGGACGCCGCGGGGCCGATCACGATCTCGTTCCCGGTGGATCGGTGGTATCGGCTGGGGATTTTCGGCGGATTGCTGTTGCTCGTGCCGTTGGCGTTGTTCGCGGTGCCGCGCGGGCGTCGGGTTTCGGCCGACGAGCCCACTTCACCCCGCCCGTGGCGAAGCCGTGTCGTGGGCGCACTCGGCCTCATCGCAGCCGCGACGATCATCGCGGGTCCCGCCGGCACGGGACTCGCGGCGGCGGGCTTGGCCGCGACCCACTTCGCCGCCCGGCACACCGTCCGATTCCTCGCCGCGACAGCGGGACTCGGCACCGCCGTCTCGGCCGCCGTACTGTCCACCGGCCCGTGGCGGGCGCCCGACGGCTACATGGGCCACTCCCTGTGGGTCCAGCTTCCCGCGCTGGTCGCGGTGATCGCGGTCGGCCTCGCCGCCCTCCCTCCGCGCCGAACCAGCTGA
- a CDS encoding universal stress protein — MPCDLMLIAYDGSENAKRAIEYAGRFLSANRAVVLTAWEPMVRQAARLSGLSGVMQPEWVPDEEIEDIAYVDARNINTEGVRLAKLAGLNAEARTAECTTTIWNAIVECADDLDVDIIVAGTRGATGIRALLHSSVADAVLKHCHRPVLMVPPGKEPQREF; from the coding sequence GTGCCCTGCGATCTGATGCTCATCGCCTACGACGGCTCCGAGAACGCCAAGCGCGCCATCGAATACGCCGGCCGGTTCCTCTCCGCGAACAGAGCCGTTGTGCTCACGGCCTGGGAACCCATGGTGCGCCAGGCCGCTCGGCTGTCGGGGTTGTCGGGCGTGATGCAGCCCGAGTGGGTGCCCGACGAGGAGATCGAGGACATCGCCTACGTCGACGCCCGCAACATCAACACCGAGGGCGTGCGCCTGGCCAAGCTCGCGGGACTGAACGCCGAGGCGCGCACCGCGGAATGCACCACGACCATCTGGAACGCCATCGTCGAATGCGCCGACGACTTGGACGTGGACATCATCGTCGCGGGCACCCGCGGCGCGACGGGCATCCGCGCCCTGTTGCACAGCAGCGTCGCCGACGCGGTGTTGAAGCACTGCCACCGTCCGGTGCTGATGGTTCCGCCCGGAAAGGAACCGCAGCGCGAATTCTGA
- a CDS encoding LLM class flavin-dependent oxidoreductase produces the protein MTRPFRFGVVAPLRTDLPTWRDRVRRIADSGYSTLLVPDFPQMQPAPGPMLATVAALTDLRVGTWVYASPFRPPWLTAWEAHSLSLLTEGRFEMGIGTGRPGIEDELRDKGLPAVPPPNERLAQIRETVETLRDLDGPDRHTPVAMAVFGPKARALAAEVADTVTFALGDQPRGEVELLARDFRTNGDIELALAVPVIGDSVAPHMAHPSTNPAALRAADALTVLPDDPAAAAEEIQRRREEIGFSYFVFGADFAERFAPVVAELAGR, from the coding sequence ATGACGAGACCGTTTCGATTCGGGGTGGTCGCTCCGCTCAGAACGGACCTGCCGACGTGGCGAGATCGCGTGCGCCGCATCGCCGACAGCGGCTACTCGACGCTGCTGGTGCCCGACTTCCCGCAGATGCAACCGGCGCCCGGTCCCATGCTGGCCACCGTCGCGGCCCTGACCGATCTGCGCGTGGGCACCTGGGTCTACGCCTCCCCCTTCCGGCCGCCCTGGCTGACGGCGTGGGAAGCGCACTCGCTGTCGCTGCTGACCGAGGGCCGCTTCGAAATGGGTATCGGCACCGGCAGACCGGGAATCGAGGACGAGCTGCGCGACAAGGGACTGCCCGCCGTACCTCCGCCGAACGAACGGCTGGCCCAGATACGTGAGACCGTCGAGACGCTGCGAGATCTCGACGGCCCCGACCGTCACACGCCCGTGGCGATGGCCGTATTCGGTCCGAAGGCCCGGGCGCTGGCGGCCGAGGTCGCGGACACGGTCACCTTCGCGCTGGGGGATCAGCCGCGCGGCGAGGTCGAGCTGCTGGCACGCGACTTCCGCACCAACGGGGACATCGAGCTCGCACTCGCCGTGCCGGTCATCGGTGACTCTGTCGCGCCGCACATGGCGCACCCCAGCACGAACCCGGCTGCGCTTCGCGCGGCGGACGCACTGACCGTACTTCCGGATGATCCGGCGGCCGCCGCCGAGGAAATCCAGCGGCGACGGGAGGAGATCGGCTTCTCCTATTTCGTCTTCGGCGCCGATTTCGCCGAGAGGTTCGCTCCGGTCGTAGCCGAGCTCGCCGGACGGTAG
- a CDS encoding polysaccharide biosynthesis protein has protein sequence MTANVAGYLLQLLAGRWLGVTGYSEFASLLAVQLLCAVPALALQNVVARERVRGAEVSALRGLQWRCALIVAVVAALLVPVVTVALDVGVVACAGALVAAPALVLLSGEQGILQGGRRFRELAVVLGSAGVARVAPALVVLALGGGAGAALWAAALGLVAAAIFARVLAGAQTAESEPGEHTVGVLPVLRAAQVQAALMALSSADLIVVRMVLDEVDASRYALGAIATKIAFWLPQAVGVVLYPRMAQPTHSARAIRDALAVLSAIGIVAVLCAALAAPIAPLLAGQDYAPIQGLLWLFAMHGAILAVLQGAMLSAIAVDRTALAAVTWLGLAVEVTLMVSFARSVPSLIVTAVSVAAATTLVVAVVVLRTADHTQPAEPQPATD, from the coding sequence ATGACCGCCAACGTCGCCGGTTACCTGCTGCAACTGTTGGCCGGGCGGTGGCTCGGCGTCACCGGGTACAGCGAGTTCGCGAGTCTGCTGGCGGTGCAACTGCTGTGCGCGGTGCCGGCGCTTGCTTTGCAGAACGTGGTGGCGCGCGAGCGGGTGCGGGGGGCCGAGGTGTCGGCGCTGCGCGGTCTGCAGTGGCGGTGCGCGCTGATCGTCGCGGTGGTGGCGGCCTTGTTGGTCCCCGTGGTGACGGTCGCCCTGGATGTGGGTGTGGTGGCGTGCGCCGGTGCGCTGGTCGCCGCGCCCGCGCTGGTGCTGCTCTCCGGTGAGCAGGGAATCCTGCAGGGCGGGAGGCGCTTCCGTGAGCTCGCGGTGGTCCTGGGTTCGGCGGGTGTGGCGCGGGTGGCGCCCGCGCTGGTCGTGCTCGCGCTCGGCGGCGGGGCCGGGGCGGCCTTGTGGGCGGCGGCGCTCGGGCTGGTCGCGGCGGCGATCTTCGCGCGTGTGCTGGCAGGTGCGCAGACGGCGGAGAGTGAACCCGGCGAACACACCGTCGGCGTGCTCCCGGTGCTGCGGGCCGCGCAGGTGCAGGCCGCGCTGATGGCGCTGTCCTCGGCCGACCTGATCGTGGTGCGGATGGTCCTCGACGAGGTCGACGCCAGCCGCTACGCCCTCGGCGCCATCGCCACCAAGATCGCGTTCTGGCTGCCGCAGGCGGTGGGCGTCGTCCTCTATCCGCGGATGGCCCAGCCGACCCACTCCGCGCGCGCCATCCGCGACGCGCTCGCCGTCCTCTCCGCCATCGGCATCGTCGCGGTGCTCTGCGCAGCACTCGCCGCCCCGATCGCCCCGCTGCTCGCGGGCCAGGACTACGCGCCGATCCAAGGCCTCCTGTGGCTGTTCGCCATGCACGGCGCCATCCTGGCGGTGCTTCAGGGCGCCATGCTCTCCGCGATCGCCGTCGACCGCACCGCCCTGGCCGCCGTCACCTGGCTCGGCCTCGCCGTCGAGGTCACTCTCATGGTCTCCTTCGCCCGCTCGGTCCCGTCGCTCATCGTCACCGCAGTCTCCGTCGCCGCCGCGACCACCCTCGTGGTCGCCGTAGTCGTCCTGCGCACCGCCGACCACACCCAGCCCGCCGAACCCCAACCGGCGACGGACTGA